In Neofelis nebulosa isolate mNeoNeb1 chromosome 13, mNeoNeb1.pri, whole genome shotgun sequence, the genomic stretch CGCTATATAAATGCTAGAGTTAACTCTCAAGTTTTGCTTTTAACTTGTAGAGGAATCAGATATAAATTCTTTGCATCTAAGGTTAAACTCATTGGCTGGGAGAAGTATAACTTATTTCAAATTAATAAGTACTAGATatccagatatatatatatattttttttttttaattttttttttttttcaacgttttttatttatttttgggacagagagagacagagcatgaacgggggaggggcagagagagagggagacacagaatcggaaacaggctccaggctccgagccatcagcccagagcctgacgcggggctcgaactcacggaccgcgagatcgtgacctggctgaagtcggacgcttaaccgactgcgccacccaggcgccccatgatatatttttaatttaattgcatttgtttaaatacattgatctctgatttttaaatttattgaattcTGTAATTGAATTGGAAAGGTAAAAGTAAAACTATCTTCATATGCAGACCACATGatatctacatagaaaatctcAAGGATGGTACCATAAAGTGAGTTTATCAGGGTTGCAGAATATATGGTCACTGTACAGAATCATTGAATTTAGGTACACTGGCAACGAGTGGTTaggaattaatgttttatttttaaaaatgtattttaatgtttatttttgagagagagagcgtgcaagcaggggaggggcagagagagaggaagacacagaatccatagccagctccaggctccgagcgtcagcccagagcccgacactgggctcaaattcacgaattgtgagatcatgacctgagctgaagtcaggcactcaaccaactgagctgcctgGCACCCCAgggattaaaaattttaaagcagtatcatttaaaatagctttaaaagacatcatatattttagaataagcttAACAAAATGTATATAAGACCTGTGcactgaaaattagaaaacattgccaaaaaattaacaaaaccctAAATAAAGGGAGATGTCTATCCTGTCTGTGAATCAGTAGATGCAGTATTAAAATTTCAATGATCCTAAATTGATTTATAGTTTGCATTCAATATGAAATCAGAGCAAACTTTTtagaaattgataagctgattCTAACATTTATacggaaatgcaaaggacctcgTAGAAGAGTCAAagcaatttggaaaaagaataaagattcaCTACCTGATTTCTgtacttactataaagctacaataatcagcACAGTGTGATCCTTACATATAAGTATGTATATCAGTGGAAGAGAATGGAGAGTATAGAAATGGATACAAATATCACTCGAATTGGGTGCCAGAGTAATTCAGGGGGGAGaagacagtctgttcaacaaaCAGTGCAGGGAAGATTGGGTATACGTTTGCCAAAAAGTATATCTCAacccttatctccaaatacaaaattactttgaaatggttcatagacctaaatgtaaaagttgAAGTATAAAACccttcaaagaaaatgttttagaaaatcatTGTGACCTTGGGTTAAGCAAGGGTTTCTTAGCACACAAAAGgcatgaatcatttttttaaatgatacattggactttttttttttaagtttatttattttgagagagaccgagacagtgcaagtgggggagaggcagagagagaggggaggagagggaatcccaagcagactctgtgctgccagtgcagagcccaacgtggggcttgaactcaacgaaaccatgagatcctgacctgagccaaaaccaagagttggatgcttaacctactgagccacccaggcgccccggtgaatTGGGctttctcaaaatttaaaacttttcctaTTCAGAAGACacttaaacaaaggaaaaaataagtcacaAACTGACAATGCAGATCTGAAAGAATTTCTATtgcagaatgtataaagaacattTATAATTCAGTAATAAGGctacccagtttttaaaaatggacaaaattttGAACAGATACTTcccaaaagaagataaaagaatggcaaagaagcacatgaaaaggtgctcagcagcatcaggcaaatgcaaattaaacattAAAGCAAGACACTGTACATCCACTAGTGTGACTAAGGCTGAGAACATTAAGTGCTGAAAAGAATATAGATCAGCTAGAtacctcatacattgctgatgggaatgaaaatatttcagccactttgggaaacaggTTGACAGTTGACTGAAAAGTCAAGTTTATACTTTCTATACAGTGAAAGTTCTTCCACTAAGTATTTACCAAAGAGATATGCAGACATGCCCACACAAAGACCTGaatgtgaatgttcacagcagctttgttTGTAAGACATAGGGTTGTAAACAGCCCCCAAATCCATCAGCTGGTAAATGGACAAATCAtagtatattcatacagtggaataccaCTCTTGCATAAAAAGAAACTAGTGACACAGGCAGCAACAATACAGATAAATTTCAAagtgttttatgctaagtgaaaaaagccagacaaaagactacatattgtgtgttttcatttatgtgatattctagaaaaggcaaaactgtagggaaagaaaacagatcagtgataccagcgccgggggcgggggggggggggggggggttgactTTAAAGAGCCAGGAGGGAACTTTCTTGGGTCCTGGGAACGTTCTATATCTTAATTGGGGTGTTGGTGGTTGCATTactgtatacatttgtcaaaacacagTCCTCAAAAAGAGTAGATtttgttgtatgtaaattatgcctcaataatcctgactttctttaaaaactataaaaggaTTCTGTAATAAATGATACATAAAGTTAAGTCAGTTTAGGTATGCACAAAATCTAGTCCATTTTAACTGCATTTCCAACGTGGACCTTAGGGTTCTTATTAATTTAGAATGACCACTAGTGCTTCTGAAAATGAAGGGTAGCAATCAGTGTGCATCTTTGAttcaatgaaaattaatgaagatACTTGCACTTTAGGTATTGCCCTAAACAAATCCCTATATTCTGTGAGTAGAAGGGAATATAGTTCaaacaaatacatgtatacataataataaaattataattgtgAGAAGTGTAGCAGCTGCGAGGTATAAGTGTGCTATGAAGGTGTTCCACAGAGAAATAACACCCTTAAGTGAATTCTGAAAGCTGAAATAAGAGGAAtaagaggggtggtgggtgggtgatTATAGCAGATGATGAGGCTGGAGAGTCAGGTGGGAGCCAGATCACGTAGGGTCTTCCAGACTTGAGTGGAAGATTGGTAACTGTCATTTGGATTTTGCTGCATGATAAAGCACCCCGAGCTTAGTGGCTtgagcaataaatatttattatccctCATGATTCTGTGGGTCTGCTGGACAGTTCCTTCTCTAGAGTTGCCCGGCTGGAGCTGGATGCTCCCAGACATGGCCAGGGCTTCCCGTGGTATCGTTCATCAGTCACAGAGTTCCCCAGCTCAGCAAGAAAGGGCGAGCCCCAGAGCACAGACACTTTTCAAGTCTCCACTTGTATCACGTTGTTCTGTTGCCAagagcaagtcacatggccatgcCCAGAGTCTGTGGAGGAGACTACCCAAGGGGGTGTGGACTAGGAGTGGaattattttgaccatttttgcAGATGGTCTGCCACATTGACCAATCCGTTAGTGTGTGATTTCACAAAGTATGTTGTGCATTGTTTCATCTACTTCTAAATATGTTATAAATTCTAACAGGGCTATTGACTGGTCGTACATCCCATCCTTTTTGTTGGGATGGGCCATCAGACCACTTTCTCAGTCTTAGCAAACATTTTACCTTTTTCTATGAAGGTGCAGCGAACTATTGCCAAACAGATTCAGATGGTCCGGCAAGTCGGTAAAGGCCGATATGGAGAAGTATGGATGGGTAAATGGCGTGGTGAAAAAGTGGCAGTCAAAGTATTTTTCACCACTGAAGAAGCTAGCTGGTTTCGAGAAACGGAAATCTATCAGACAGTGCTGATGCGCCATGAAAACATACTTGGTGGGTACACGTTCGGTTTCAGTCGATTCTATACTCTGACACGGTTAGTGGGGTGCAGATAGAACCCTGCCACATGGGCTTTGAAAACATACATGAATTCGCTTATGTGTGTTTGGCTGAAGGAGACCCAGGAGAATACAACAGTTTAAATACAAACCAATCCTGAATGCCCACCAACCACTTTATTTACTGTCCAACTAAGAAAACAAGAGTGAGTTTCAAATTGGAAGTAGTGTTAGTTTATTGGACTTACTCATACAGTAACAAAACCCAAGTTTTTGAAAGGTAATTTAAGCAGTTTTCTAGTATAACTTTAACTGTATGTACCTTTTTGCCTTTTGTAAATTAAACTACCCCCCACCTTCATttacaaagtagaaaaataatttaggtaTGATCTGATCAGTAGGGTACATAGACTCCTTTAGCTTTCCTGACTTTTCAGCTACTATTTCCCTACACTTTAATTTCGAGAGTGCATAGCACATTGCCACAAGTATTCCAGACACTTAACTATTAGTTTCCTAGTgctgtcataacaaattaccacaaactgggtggcttaaaacaacagaaatttatttcccagagTTATGGAAGCCAGAAGTTTAAAGCGAGGGTGTCAGCAGAGCCATGTTCTTTGAAGGCTCCGGGAGAGgccccttccttgtctcttcccagcttctggtgATTGCCAGCAATTtttggcatttcttggcttgGAGACCACACTCTTGCTGTTTGTTGTCATATGGCCTTCTCCCCTGTGTGTCTttgtccaaatttccttcttcttGTAAGGATGCTGGTCATTAAGTTAGGGTGCATCCTGATGTCATATGACCGCATCTGAATTTGATTACAGCTACAAAGATCgtattccaaataaggtcacatttacagGTACCAAGTGGACATGAGTtgaaatgggggggaggggaatgctgTTCAACCCAGCACTCACTGACCTTTTTCTGAAGGGAAAGAggacaagaaaaaagaaggaaaggagcctAGTATCATGGACCTGCTTGTCAGTGAGCCAGACGGAAAGGCAGATGCGATGAGGCTTGATGGACAATTGGGAGTTGGTTTAATTAGGAGCGGACTCTTAGTTgaacattttaactttattgttGTAATGTGTCCACTTTTCAATTTCAGAGCTTTTCCACATTCCTTCTTCTTGTAGTTCTTCATGCTTAGAGAATCATGTATATGGATAACATCCCCCCAGGTTATTTTCTGATATGTGATCTTTTTCTTAGTGATATAATTGTCGTTTTCATGATTAtcattaagattattttaaaagtattacagAATTGTAGAGGTGTGCATATAAATGGCAGGAAAAAATTGGTAACACATTCAAGAGATTTTGTTAGgcaaattaaatttttatctgTACATGATGCCTAGGTTATTCTCTGTATCCTGAATGAACATTCATTATTCTTCCTACACACCTCCGATAACTAACCTTTTAAACTCATCAATTGAACAGGTTTTATAGCAGCAGACATTAAAGGTACAGGCTCCTGGACTCAGCTCTATTTGATTACTGATTACCATGAAAACGGATCTCTCTATGATTTCCTGAAATGTGCCACACTAGACACCAGAGCCCTGCTCAAGTTGGCTTATTCAGCTGCCTGTGGTCTGTGCCACCTCCACACAGAAATTTATGGCACCCAAGGAAAGCCTGCAATTGCTCATCGAGacctaaaaagcaaaaacatcctcattaagaaaaatggaagttgCTGTATTGCTGACCTGGGCCTTGCTGTTAAATTCAATAGGTAAGTGGTTCTTTGCTGctttgaagtcattttttttttttttagatctttttaatgtttatttatttttgagacagagagagacagagcatggatgggggaggggcagagagagagggagatacagaatcggaagcaggctccaggctctgagccatcagcccagagcctgacgcggggctcgaactcccgaaccgtgagatcgtgacctgagctgaagtcggacgctcaaccgactgagccacccaggcgcccctgctttgaAGTCATTTTAATCTCCAAAAGATATTTGCCTGTTTGGATTCAGGATAGTGGAATTCCAAACACGTATTTGTACttacttctctaaagaaatagTGGGGATTTTTTGgtcttggtgttttgtttttctgttgtttttttacaaaaattgCATCCTACCGTACATAATTCTTGATTTCctgctttttattgttttagacaTCATTCTATTTCAGTTTATGTAgctctacttcattttttttaagtttatttatttattttgagagggagcatgcacacacttgtggaggaagggcagggggctggagagagaattcaaagcaggctccacacggtcagcgtGGAACCAGTGTGggactctaactcatgaactgtgagatcatgacctgagctgaaaccaagagatgcttaaccaactgaaccgtccaggcaggcacccctgcttcattctttttcacagtGCTGATACAAAGTTTTCCGTTATATAGATGTAGTATAGTTTATTTCATCTATGACCTAACTGATGGGCATCAAAGttgtctgtattttattattttttaaaaaatactttaataaacaTTGTATTTTACCCATTTATAATATCCTCGAACACTTGTACAAGTATTTGTTTCTGGTGGATTCCTGGAGAGGAGGCTAAACAAAGAGTAGGTGCCTATCAAAGGATAGTGTGATTGCAGGCTGCCCCTTCAGGGGCCGTGCGTTGCTTTACACTCCCACATCAGTATACCGTTCTCCATCACCATTTGAaattgtcagtattttttaaatagaattaccaAATTTTTAGGAAACCATTGAAACTATTTTCATATTGTTATAACTCTAGGAAACAGCAGGCAATTTACATTTCAGAATTCCTTTCaggttataaaataaaagtactccATCTGTCCGTCtgtaataaattaatattaaaattgaaatctTCTTCCCTAGTGGTTACAGTCTTCTGATCCTTTTGTTGTTCTTTGCCATTGTAGTGTTCATTGGCTCAACTATTCATTAGGTGCTGTTTAAGAAAACCTAAAATaggggctcatgggtggctcagtccggttaagcgtccatctttggctcaggtcatgatcttatggtttgtgagtttgagccctgcatcgggctctgtgccaacagctcggagcctggagcttactttggattctctcaaaaataaataaatgtaaaaaaaataaaaaagaaaaaaaaaagaaaacctaaaatacattatattaatcTCAGCTTCAGAGTAGTTTCCAGAACCTGCCAGAATTGGGGGCCTGAGCAACAAAGCATTCATGTCTTCCAACTCTAAAATGTAGTCCAAGATTTGAAAAACCAATAAACATCATTTATTACTGATTGTCAATATGATTATGTAAACATTACTCACAACAGAACTAAGTGGATTGGATccataaagaagaagaaaatgtaatccTGTGTCACAAAGACTGAGTTTATCATGTGGGAATGGTAAAAACAAATGATTCCTCTCAGTTTAGTTTCATATTCACTTATTCTGGGATATAATTATCTACCACTTTTTCTTATATTCAGTACTGTCGTTTTTCTTGAAGAGGCACTAAACTTGTTTGGTGACAAAACTTGACTTGATATGTAACATATTTAAGGGGTATGTTACTGTTCTAAAATCTGGAAAATGCTAACTTTTAAAGTCTATGTGGCCCCAAGGAATTCTGTTAAGGGAATGTGGAGATAttaagtaggtaggtagataggttttgttttaattttattttttacatatttatgtatggggtgtgtgtgtgtgtgtgtgtacacatgtagataaactgttttgttcctgaccctCAACCTGAACATTGTCTCTGTTTCAGTGACACAAATGAAGTTGACGTGCCCTTGAATACCAGGGTGGGCACCAAACGCTACATGGCTCCGGAAGTGCTGGATGAAAGCTTGAATAAAAACCATTTCCAACCCTACATAATGGCCGACATCTATAGCTTTGGCCTGATCATTTGGGAAATGGCTCGTCGTTGTATCACAGGAGGTAAGACTAGTTAGTGTGTTTCCAGTTATGTTTATATCCTCATTATTGAAAAAGCAACAGCTCCATTTATATAACTTAGATGTCATATATGTTGGGGATCAAGGCCACTGCCACATTTTGTGATTTCACTGCaaggactcacaggactcagcatatagttgtccTCACAGCTAagatttattacagtgaaagaaTACAGATAAAGTCAGCCAAGGGAAAAGTGCACGGAGCAAAGTTCAGAGGAAATTGGGCACAAGCCTCCAGAAGCCCTCTCCCAGTGGAGTCACACAGGATGTGCTTAATCCCTCCAGCAGTGAGTTAGGACACTTGTGAAATATTGTCATCTAGGAAACTTCATGAGAGACCTAGTACCCAAAGATATTTTTAGAGCCAGGTTACATGGGCACCCTCCACCTAGCAAGGACCAGAATTCCAAACTCCTAGAACGAGAACAGCTGTTCAGCATAAACCATATTTGCACAAACCGTCTAGGCACAGTGAGCGACCTTATCACTTAGGAGAAGTTTTATATGCGTGTAGGGGACTGTTTACCTGGCAAGTTCCCAGACACTGGCCCAGCGCCAGCCCTCTATGCAGGCCTTTTCAGGACAGCAGTTTCAGGCCTGCCATGTTCACTATTCCCCACAAATCATGTTGTCTTTCTGCtgtagaacaaaaaataaaaactgtattcaTTAGTAAGaacaaatatgtatgtaaataattAGACTAAAAAGGTAAATGAGCATTTACCTTACTTTTTTTAAGGGATATACATAGCTAAGTCCATAAGTTTCATAGGACCCTACCCTGATGGAGGTAGAGAAAATAATTAGGcatgaaaaagagaagaacatACATTTACTGTTAAAAGTGAATCAGTTActctaattcttttcttctttgtgtagGAATCTGTTTTAACTCCCATAGTTGAGTAAGAGGTGCTGAGTAGGTTGACATTTTTTGTGCCCACTGTGTTTTCTCACTCCCTACAGGGATAGTAGAAGAGTACCAGTTGCCTTATTACAATATGGTACCCAATGATCCATCATACGAAGATATGCGTGAGGTTGTGTGTGTCAAACGTTTGCGGCCAATTGTGTCCAATCGATGGAACAGTGATGAAGTAAGCAGAGCTCCGTCCCCTGAAGTGGTTGGTAAGTGTCGTCAAAGATCTTCATGTGCTCACCACATTCTCTTTACTTTTCAGTGTCTACGAGCAGTTTTGAAGCTCATGTCAGAATGCTGGGCCCATAATCCAGCCTCCAGACTTACAGCTCTGAGAATCAAGAAGACACTTGCCAAGATGGTTGAATCCCAGGATGTAAAGATTTGATAAACAGTCCTGAGGAGAAATTCTAGACTGCAGGAACTGTTTTCACCCAAGGAATGGGTGGAATTAGAGTAGAATAAGGATGCTAACTTGGTTCTCAGACTCTTTCCTCACTACACCTTCACTGGCTGCTAATATTAAACCTTTCAGTACTCTGTAGAATACAAGCTGGGAACTTCTAAACACTTTGTTCTTTATATATGGAcggctttattttaaatgtggtttttgatgccttttttttaattgggtttttatGAACTACATCAAGACTTCAATCCTGATTAATAAGTCTCCAGACTCTGGGTACTGAATTCCCTGTTCATAAAATGGTGCTTTCTGTGAAAGCCTTAAGAAGACAAATGAATTCAGCGGAGATGGAGAAATACACACTTTGCCTTCTACCTGAGGAAGTTTAATCTGTTTGTATCCCACCTTTGTAAACAGCCTATGGATTATGATCTGTTGGGGATACTCCTTAGTTTATGATAGTTTGTCATGCTTTGATGGTGGTGTGtacacacgtgcacgtgcacacatacacacacacacacacacaccaggattCTTCTGCTGCCATTCGaattagaagaaaagaatttatgGATGCACAGGAAGATATTGATGGCTGTTGgttttgtgctttaaaaatgcattatctgACCAAGATTCTCCAATcacataaaagccatttatttacCTTGCAAGTGAGCAAGCTTCTctgccaactttattttttaacatgaaagtTGATACAAAGGCCAAAAGAAGTTTAAAGTGTCTGTAAATTtggtctgtttttctttcattaccatctttttcttcctccctccctccccacctgcttcctctcccctcccctcctctccctcccttctttccatctctttcttttctttttttctttttggtaattcTTACTTTTGTCCTGAGAATCATCTTATCCAAAGTTGGAACTTCCAATGCCATGAACCTTCTGAAGAAAAACACTTCTTATTGAAGTGAACTACTAATTACTGCATTTGATAGCAATGTAAGTGCCTATAACCATGTTCTATATTCTTTATTCTCAGTAACTTTTAAAAGggaagttatttatattttgtgtgtaATATGCTTTATTTGCAAAACACCTCCTTTACaaccatattttatatatgtacatacatgtatactgTAGAAACCAGCTCCTGTGTACCTCATATCCCattcttaagggaaaaaaattaagagatcatcagaaaaaaaagaagttataaagTAGAACTACATATAAATTTTCAGAATTAATGCATTCAAAAGCATATATCAAATCTAGGACTTTGTTATTTCAGGCATAGACTTTCAATAAGATGCTGTCATCTCATGTTTTCTTTGTGAAGGGATCCTCCAATTAGAAGTTTCTATTTCAGGGCTGATAGAAACTTACCAACAACTATTTTGGGCATTTAAATCATTTGAGACTTTTGGTTTTATGATTTCTGTTCCATAACTTGTGATGACAATGAAGAGTCAGGCAAAAAAAGCTCAGTATCTAGTGATATGACTATAGACTATGAAATGTCTGTAGCCATTACCTGTGTCTATTCCATAGAGCTATTATTCCGTACAATGCGACATATTTTATGCATGCCTTGTTATCCCAAGGAATAATTCTGATTTACTTAAACTTACACTTCTGTAATGCCTTTTTCCTGTTAATATCTTATCCTGAACAAACAGCTCACGGGTGCATAaagtgaatagttttttttttgaatgtaacataaaataaatgtgattatATCACAACATAGTTAAAAACCTTTAAAGGGGAGGAATCAGAGCACGTATCCATCCATTACTAAAAATCTGGCTGGCGTTTAAGGATGAAACTCTTACTTATTTATACATGAAACTTCACAAATTTGAGATTTTCTTGAATAGTTTTGACTAAGCTTAGTAGTTTTCATCTAACATAATTAAAGCTTGAAGTGTTCATCAAAATCAGTAAATGTATATATTGATAGTATACAATAACGTGCTCTTTCAGAATGTTCTCCCTGTGTCTGTACTGACAGATTCTAATCCATGCTGCCATGTGATTTAAGAACAATTCTGAGCTCTGATCATAATCTaaggttgctttattttttattggataAACTATAGATCTTGGAAATTATTTGTCATCTTAATAACAAAGTATGTAAAGAAAGGCAAACTCTATTCTTAGTAATGTTAAAATAGTGTGTGAGAGCAGACAATTACAGATAGTATATAAGTAGAAGACCactataatgatttttttttaataaatagatctATGAAAAGTGGTATCAAGAATTAACTGCAGCGGCTTgttcagttaaaatattttctaagatagCATGTTCTTTAGAAAGCAAATGATGCCATATTTGAAATACTAAAGTCCAAAAAATATGCATgaaacttattttcttctctccttcctactCTCACTGTTAAATTTCTAAGTTCATCCagtaagtgaaatatttaaagactaAGAGGAAGTATTACATAGTACTATATAGTTAATAATTTGTAAAACCCCAGGAGCCATTATTTGGCCCCGCTTACAATTTAGCTTGAATCTAGTTTCTCTGGAAATGTCTTCACAAAAGATATTTCGGTCAACATTAGAAGTGTCCCTAAACTTAGAGAATGGCCTAT encodes the following:
- the BMPR1A gene encoding bone morphogenetic protein receptor type-1A, whose translation is MTQLYIYIRLLGAYLFITSYVQGQNLDSMLHGTGMKSDSDQKKSENGVTLAPEDTLPFLKCYCSGHCPDDAINNTCITNGHCFAIIEEDDQGETTLASGCMKYEGSDFQCKDSPKAQLRRTIECCRTNLCNQYLQPTLPPVVIGPFFDGSIRWLVVLISMAVCIVAMIIFSSCFCYKHYCKSISSRRRYNRDLEQDEAFIPVGESLKDLIDQSQSSGSGSGLPLLVQRTIAKQIQMVRQVGKGRYGEVWMGKWRGEKVAVKVFFTTEEASWFRETEIYQTVLMRHENILGFIAADIKGTGSWTQLYLITDYHENGSLYDFLKCATLDTRALLKLAYSAACGLCHLHTEIYGTQGKPAIAHRDLKSKNILIKKNGSCCIADLGLAVKFNSDTNEVDVPLNTRVGTKRYMAPEVLDESLNKNHFQPYIMADIYSFGLIIWEMARRCITGGIVEEYQLPYYNMVPNDPSYEDMREVVCVKRLRPIVSNRWNSDECLRAVLKLMSECWAHNPASRLTALRIKKTLAKMVESQDVKI